One Rosa chinensis cultivar Old Blush chromosome 3, RchiOBHm-V2, whole genome shotgun sequence DNA window includes the following coding sequences:
- the LOC112193357 gene encoding MACPF domain-containing protein CAD1 codes for MGENVAALHTAVNSVQALGRGFDVNFDTRLLYCKGVAGSRVLEVDEEHTRDLCLYDDVVVPNVSKDIKRSQESSGRRSSGVCSFNEMVEYFNQKSNISGGYPVGSFNFAFSFSGSKHVDMAGTKTLSMDGLYVPLAKIHLLKSPLMLQQNVKQAVPTCWDPKSLASFIENFGTHVITSVTIGGKDVIYVKQHQSSPLSTMEIKNYIQDIGNQRFSNTESNTSSVQMNFKDKGSDSGLFNSQGIYPQPTTAPHLAGKEDVTVIFRRRGGDDLEQNHTQWARTVRSSPDVIEMTFFPITALLEGVIGREHLTRAICLYLEYKPPIEELRYFLEFQISRIWAPVYDRNPTHQRKEPVCPSLQFSIMGQKLYVSQEQITVGRKPVTGLRLCLEGSKQNRLCIHLQHLASLPKILLPYWDSHVAIGAPKWQGPEEQDSRWFEPVKWKNFSHVSTTPIENPETFIGDLSGVYIVTGAQLGVWDFGSKNVLYMKLLYSRLPGCTIRRSLWDHSPNEKSKKGTSASLNVNASDSSSGSHVAGNKLMKFLDMSEMSKGPQDHPGHWLVTGGKLGVEKGKIVLRVKYSLLNY; via the exons ATGGGGGAAAATGTAGCAGCTTTGCACACTGCTGTTAACTCTGTACAGGCACTGGGAAGAGGGTTTGACGTGAACTTTGATACGAGGCTGCTTTATTGTAAGGGTGTGGCAGGGTCTAGGGTACTAGAGGTTGATGAGGAGCACACCAGGGACCTCTGCCTTtatgatgatgtagttgtgccCAATGTTTCCAAGGATATTAAGCGCTCTCAGGAGTCCAGTGGGCGGCGCAGTTCTGGAGTCTGCAGCTTCAATGAG ATGGTTGAGTATTTTAATCAAAAGTCTAATATATCTGGAGGCTATCCTGTGGGGAGTTTCAATTTTGCATTTAGCTTCAGCGGTTCAAAGCATGTTGATATGGCAGGAACAAAGACACTTTCTATGGATGGCCTCTATGTTCCACTTGCTAAGATCCATCTTTTAAAATCCCCACTAATGTTACAACAAAATGTGAAACAGGCTGTCCCAACTTGTTGGGATCCCAAATCCTTGGCAAG CtttattgaaaattttggtACTCATGTCATAACATCTGTAACTATTGGTGGCAAAGATGTAATTTACGTTAAACAACACCAGTCTTCTCCTTTGTCAACCATGGAGATCAAGAACTACATCCAAGACATTGGAAATCAGAGGTTCTCAAACACAGAAAGCAATACAAGTTCAGTTCAAATGAATTTCAAGGATAAG GGGTCTGATTCCGGTTTATTCAACAGTCAGGGGATATACCCTCAACCCACCACTGCACCACATCTTGCTGGGAAAGAA GATGTGACTGTCATTTTCCGAAGAAGGGGAGGAGATGATCTGGAACAAAACCACACCCAGTGGGCAAGAACTGTCCGGTCCTCTCCAGATGTTATCGAGATGACATTTTTTCCAATAACAGCTCTCCTTGAAGGGGTAATTGGAAGGGAGCACCTTACTCGAGCTATTTGCCTTTACCTTGAAT ATAAACCTCCAATAGAAGAACTGAGATACTTCCTAGAGTTTCAAATTTCTCGAATATGGGCTCCTGTATATGACAGAAATCCTACCCACCAAAGAAAGGAACCTGTTTGCCCATCTTTGCAATTCAGCATAATGGGGCAAAAACTCTATGTCAGCCAAGAGCAG ATAACAGTTGGACGGAAGCCAGTGACAGGCTTGCGGTTATGTCTCGAAGGAAGCAAGCAGAATCGTCTTTGTATCCATCTTCAACACTTGGCATCTCTTCCAAAGATCCTTCTACCATATTGGGATTCCCATGTAGCAATTGGTGCTCCAAAGTGGCAAGGACCTGAGGAGCAGGATAGCCGATGGTTCGAGCCAGTGAAGTGGAAAAACTTCTCTCATGTGAGCACAACACCTATTGAGAACCCTGAAACCTTTATAGGCGATCTCTCTGGTGTCTACATCGTCACAGGAGCTCAGCTTGGAGTGTGGGATTTCGGATCAAAAAATGTTTTGTACATGAAGCTATTATATTCCAGGCTGCCTGGCTGCACTATACGAAGATCCTTGTGGGACCATTCCCCAAATGAAAAGTCAAAGAAAGGGACGTCTGCTAGTTTAAATGTCAATGCCAGTGACTCAAGTTCCGGTTCACATGTTGCGGGTAACAAGTTGATGAAATTTTTGGATATGTCCGAGATGAGCAAGGGGCCACAAGATCATCCAGGTCATTGGTTGGTTACTGGTGGAAAGCTTGGtgtggaaaaaggaaaaattgtcTTAAGAGTGAAATATTCGCTGCTAAACTATTGA
- the LOC112193358 gene encoding pentatricopeptide repeat-containing protein At5g15300 — translation MNRTIPHILSDLRRHLQPLSSIKQVEAAQAFLTKTGLFFTQTPLLAKLIAFASLSPLGCLSHAQSLFQETAMDDPFTCSTMIRAYTNSDFPIKGIHIYNHMIVTQVGCDHFTYNFALKACARVMKGMKKDDAKVFGLGIDLKGGEIHGRVLKLGFDSDLYVQNSLLFVYAQAGSVGLARQVFDEMSERSVSSWNIMISAYDQITDFESADWLFQLMPQKNVVSWNTLLGRHVRLGNVEAAKMVFEEMVERDAVSWNSMIAGYVQVRDYGGALELFREMQVAEVEATEVTLISVLGACAETGELEIGRKIHESLKGKQHKIEGYLGTALVDMYSKCGKLSSAWEVFSGMKMRPVGCWNAMIMGFAVHGHCEEALELFADMEMQVGEVKPNRITFVGVLIACSHKGLVEEGRRYFSYMIQKCKIVPDTKHYGCMVDLLSRWGLLDEAYQMIKAVPSLSSSLLWRTLLGACKVHGNVELAEQCFEQLAKLEPLKDADYVLLSNIYAEAEKWHDVERLRNEMVCKGVPKSLGFSHVEMK, via the coding sequence ATGAACCGCACCATTCCTCACATACTTTCagaccttcgtcgtcatcttcaaCCTCTCTCCTCCATCAAACAAGTCGAAGCAGCCCAAGCTTTCCTGACCAAAACAGGCCTCTTCTTCACCCAGACACCTCTCCTTGCAAAGCTCATAGCTTTCGCATCTCTTTCACCACTGGGCTGCCTCTCCCACGCTCAATCGCTGTTCCAAGAAACCGCCATGGACGACCCTTTCACCTGTAGCACCATGATCAGAGCTTACACCAACAGCGATTTCCCCATCAAAGGGATTCATATCTATAATCATATGATCGTGACCCAAGTTGGGTGTGATCATTTCACTTACAATTTCGCACTCAAGGCCTGTGCGAGAGTCATGAAAGGTATGAAGAAAGATGATGCGAAGGTTTTTGGCTTGGGGATTGATTTGAAGGGAGGTGAGATTCATGGCCGGGTTTTGAAGCTGGGGTTTGATTCCGATTTGTATGTTCAGAATTCGTTGCTGTTCGTATATGCTCAAGCTGGGTCTGTGGGACTCGCGCGCcaggtgttcgatgaaatgtcTGAGAGAAGCGTTTCGTCGTGGAACATCATGATATCAGCTTATGATCAGATAACGGATTTCGAATCGGCGGACTGGCTGTTCCAGTTGATGCCTCAGAAGAATGTGGTGTCTTGGAATACGTTATTAGGGCGGCATGTTAGATTGGGCAACGTTGAGGCTGCGAAGATGGTGTTTGAAGAGATGGTGGAGAGGGATGCGGTTTCGTGGAATTCGATGATTGCTGGTTATGTTCAGGTTAGAGATTATGGTGGAGCATTGGAGCTGTTCCGGGAAATGCAAGTTGCTGAAGTGGAAGCTACGGAAGTGACGCTTATATCGGTTTTGGGTGCTTGTGCTGAAACCGGGGAGTTGGAGATTGGAAGGAAGATTCATGAGTCGTTGAAAGGAAAGCAGCATAAGATTGAAGGGTACTTGGGGACTGCCCTTGTGGATATGTATTCTAAATGTGGCAAGTTGAGTTCAGCTTGGGAGGTGTTTAGTGGGATGAAAATGAGACCGGTTGGTTGCTGGAATGCAATGATTATGGGTTTCGCTGTCCATGGTCACTGCGAGGAAGCTTTGGAGTTGTTTGCAGATATGGAAATGCAGGTTGGTGAAGTGAAGCCGAATCGGATCACCTTTGTTGGGGTGCTCATTGCTTGTAGTCACAAGGGTTTGGTGGAAGAAGGGCGCCGGTATTTCAGTTACATGATTCAAAAATGCAAAATCGTGCCTGATACTAAGCATTATGGTTGCATGGTTGATCTTCTTAGTAGGTGGGGATTGTTAGATGAAGCCTACCAGATGATCAAAGCTGTGCCTTCCCTATCAAGCTCCTTGTTGTGGAGAACCTTGTTGGGTGCTTGTAAGGTACATGGAAACGTTGAATTGGCTGAGCAATGCTTTGAGCAGCTAGCCAAATTGGAACCTCTTAAGGATGCAGATTATGTTTTGTTGTCAAACATCTACGCCGAAGCCGAGAAATGGCACGATGTCGAGCGGTTGAGGAATGAGATGGTTTGTAAGGGTGTTCCCAAAAGCCTCGGCTTCAGCCATGTAGAGATGAAATAA
- the LOC112193360 gene encoding serine/threonine-protein kinase STY13: protein MSCSVNSGGRQQRNSASVSITAQQLAIDDSLLVDPKLLFIGAKIGEGAHGKVYEGRYGSRIVAIKVLNRGSTSEERAQLENRFTREVNMMTRVKHENLVKFIGACKDPLMVIVTELLPGMSLRKYLISIRPNQLELHVAIKYALDIAHAMECLHANGIIHRDLKPDNLLLTANQKSVKLADFGLAREETVTEMMTAETGTYRWMAPELYSTVTLRQGEKKHYNNKVDVYSFGIVLWELLTNRMPFEGMSNLQAAYAAAFKQERPRLPEDVSPDLAFIIQSCWVEDPNLRPTFSQIIRMLNSFRFKLSPPSPPLPDSDSNEAEASNGTMSELSVRARGKFSFIRQLFNAKKNKNTQSS from the exons ATGAGTTGTAGTGTGAACAGTGGAGGAAGACAGCAGAGGAATTCGGCTTCGGTCTCAATTACGGCGCAGCAGCTGGCAATCGACGACAGCCTGCTGGTTGATCCCAAGTTGTTGTTTATTGGGGCGAAAATTGGTGAGGGAGCTCATGGGAAAGTTTATGAAGGAAG GTACGGTAGTCGAATTGTGGCTATCAAAGTTCTCAATCGTGGGAGCACTTCTGAAGAAAGAGCTCAACTTGAGAATCGATTTACCCGTGAAGTTAATATGATGACTCGAGTGAAGCATGAAAATCTTGTGAAG TTTATTGGAGCTTGTAAGGATCCTCTAATGGTGATAGTTACTGAGCTATTACCTGGAATGTCACTCCGGAAGTACCTGATTAGTATTCGTCCCAATCAATTAGAACTTCATGTGGCCATTAAATATGCTCTTGACATCGCTCATGCAATGGAATGTTTACATGCCAATGGCATTATACATAGAGATCTAAAACCTG ACAATCTGTTGCTTACGGCAAATCAGAAATCTGTAAAGCTTGCAGATTTTGGTCTTGCAAGAGAAGAAACTGTGACTGAGATGATGACTGCAGAAACTGGGACTTACCGTTGGATGGCTCCTGAG CTATATAGCACTGTCACATTACGGCAAGGAGAGAAGAAGCATTACAATAACAAAGTTGATGTGTATAGCTTTGGGATCGTCTTATGGGAATTGTTGACCAACCGCATGCCCTTTGAAGGCATGTCTAATTTGCAGGCTGCCTATGCTGCTGCTTTCAAG CAAGAGAGGCCTCGACTTCCAGAGGATGTCTCCCCTGATCTTGCCTTCATCATCCAGTCATGTTGGGTTGAGGACCCCAATCTAAGGCCTACGTTCAGCCAGATCATCCGCATGCTCAACTCTTTCCGCTTCAAACTCTCACCCCCCTCACCACCCCTACCGGACAGTGACAGCAACGAAGCAGAAGCAAGTAACGGTACCATGAGTGAACTATCTGTCCGGGCAAGAGGCAAGTTTTCTTTCATTAGGCAACTCTTCAATGCtaagaagaacaagaacacacAATCAAGCTGA